In Chloroflexota bacterium, the genomic stretch CTCGCGGCGGTGACATGGCTCGAGGGCGTGGAGGCGGAAGGGGTGGACGATCGCGGGATCGTCGTCGCCCCGGGTTTCATCGACCTCCACACCCATCTCCGCGAACCCGGCAACGAGGACGCCGAGACGATCGCGAGCGGGCTGGCGGCCGCCGCACATGGCGGATTCACGACGGTTTGCGCGATGGCGAACACGAAGCCTGCGGCCGACGAGCCGGGGGTCGTCGCGCTCGTCACGGCCGCGGCACGAGCCTCCGGTTCGGCCGTGACGCTCCTCCAGTACGGTGCCGTGTCGGTCGGCCGGAACGGCGAGACGCTGGCCGCACTCGGCGAACTCGCTGACTCCGGCGTGGTCGGCTTCTCCGACGACGGCGCGCCGGTCCGCAGCGCCGCCCTCCTCCGCAGCGCGCTCCTCTACGCCGGGATGGCGGGTCTGCCGATCGTCGATCACCCGGAGGACCCGGACCAGACCGTCGGCGCGGAGGCGTCCGAGGGAGTCGTCGCGACGGTCCTCGGGCTGCGCGGCTGGCCACGATCGGCGGAGGCGAGCGCGGTGGCGCGCGATCTCGCGGTCCTTGCCGACGTCCTCGAGGACGAACCGCGAGCGAGACTCCATCTCACCCACCTGTCGACATCGGGGGCGCTCGAGCTCGTCCGGGCGGCGAAGGCGCGCGGTCTGCCGGTGACGTGCGACGTCACGCCGCATCATCTCGCGCTCACGGACGAGTGGCTCGCCGGAGCACGGCGCTGGTCGTGGGAGGCGGTCGACGGCGACGGCGAGCCGCGGGATCCATGGGCTGACGGCGTCCTCGTGGCGCCACCGTACGATCCGATCCTGCGGGTCAACCCACCGCTCCGGGCGGCCGATGACGCGCTGGCCTGCCTCGCCGCGCTCGTCGACGGCACCGCCGACGCCGTCGCCACGGACCACGCGCCGCACACGGTGGTCGACACCGAGGTCGAATTCGGGCTCGCCGCGAACGGCATGAGCGGGCTCGAGACGGCCCTCGGCATCCTCCTCGCGGGCGTCGATGTCGGCCGGCTCTTGCTCGGGACGGCGATCGCGGCACTCACGACCGGCCCCGCCCGGGTCCTCGGGTCGCGGCTCGGGAGACCGATCGGGCTCGTCGAGGGCGCGCCGGCGGACCTCGTCGTGTTCGACCGGAAGGCGACGTGGACGGTGTCCGTGGCGAAGCTCGCGACGCGTGGCAGGAACAGTCCGTTGCTCGGGCGGGAGCTCGGCGGTCGGGTGCTTGCGACGATCGCCGGGGGCAGGCTCGCCTACGAGGATCGCGGGTGACGGCCGACCCCTTCGCCGCGCTCGAGTATCGGGTGCTCTGGCAGGCGCAGATGCCGGAGCAGCCGGACCGGACCGGCCGGGAGCTTCCGGACACCGCGGACGTCGTCGTCGTCGGCGGCGGGTACACGGGCCTGAGTGCGGCCCGCCAGCTCGCTCGCCAGGGCGCGAAGGTCGTCCTCCTCGAGGCGAACCTGCTCGGGTCCGGGGCGAGCACACGGAACGGCGGGATCGTCCATCCCGGCTATCACTGGGGACCGGCGGAGCTTGTCGAACGGTACGGGGAGGTGCAGGGGAGGGCCCTCTTCCGGGAGGCGACCGAGGGGTTCGCCTACCTGCGGGCGCTCCTCGCGGATGAGCGCATCGAGGCCGATTTCGTCCACCGTGGTCACCTCGAGCTCGCCTACGCTCCGGCCCATCTCGACGGTGTCCGTGCGGCGCAGCGGGCCCTCGAGGCGGCGGGCGTCGCGTGCTCGTTCATCCCCCGCGAGCGGCTCCGGGAGGAGATCGGCAGCGACGCGTACTTCGGTGCCCTCGCCGTCGAGGATTCGGGCGGTCTTCACCCGGGCCGATACTTCGCCGGGCTTGCGGGTGCGGCCGTCCGCGCCGGCGCGGACCTTCATGAGGGCGTCCGGGCGCTCGCCGTGCGACCCCAGCGTGACGGCCGGGTCGTCGTCGAGACGGAGCGCGGACCGATCATCGCCCGCGACGTCATCGTCGCGACGAACGGCTACACGGACGGGTTCGTGCCGGCGCTCCGTCGGCGGGTCATCCCGGTCGGCAGCTCCATTATCGCCACCGAGCCGCTCTCCGAGGAGCTCGTCGCGGAGCTGTCACCGAAGGGTCGGGTCTTCTTCGACACGAAGAACTTCCTCTACTACTGGCGGTTGACGGCGGACCGGCGGATGGTCTTCGGCGGCCGGGCGAGCTTCCTGCCGACCTCCGCCGAGAGGACCGCCCGGATCCTCCACCGCGGGCTCATGGAGGTCCATCCACAGCTGCGCGGCACGCGGATCGAGTACGCCTGGGGCGGCAAGCTGGGCTTCACGTTCGACCGGATGCCGCACGTCGGCCGGATGGCCGGCGTGACGTACGCGATGGGCTACTGCGGGACGGGGGTCGTCCTCGCCACCCACCTGGGGGCGAAGGTCGCGGAATGGCTCGGCGGCGGCCCGGCTCCGGCGCTCGCCGCGCTGCGGTTCCCGCTCGTCCCCGCCCCATTCGAGGGCCGTCCGTGGTTCCTCCCGCTGGCCGGCGAATGGTTCCGGCTCCAGGATCGGCTCGCGGCTCGGAGCCGGCGGTAGGGCGGACGCGACCCCGGATCAGGCGTCGGTCGCCGCCAGCCGACGGAGGGTCTCCAGGAGCCGGTCGATGTCGGCCTCCGTCGTGAGGTAGTTGACGATGCCGGCCCGGAGGTAGGTCCTACCGCGGAGGACCGTGGTGGAGAGCCAGCCGTCGCCGGAGGCCTCGAGAGCGACCTGCAGTCGGTCCTGGTGAGCGTCGAGCTCGGCGAGCTCCGTGGCCGTCATCGTCGCGGCTGCCGACCGGCCGGCAGGCAGGTGGCGGAAGCAGACGACCGAGAGCGGTGGGTCGGCCGGCAGCGCGTCGAAGTCGTCCGACGCGACGATCCGGCGGGCGAGATATCGGGCGATCTCCACGTTCGACGCGACGAGTCGGCCGAGGCCGCTCGTGCCGAGGTGCTTCCAGCTCAGCCAGAGCTTGAGTGCGCGCCAGCGGCGCGTGCCCTCCATGCCGAGCTGGTAGAAGTTCAGCTCGGCGTCGGCGGGGTCGGCGTCCAGGTCCGCCGGCGCCTGGCCCGGACCGCCACCCCGGTAGTACTCGGGTGCCCGGTGGAAGGTGTCCGTCAGGTCGCGTCGGCGGCGGACGAGGAGGGCGCCGAGGTCGTAGGCCTGGAAGAACCACTTGTGGGGGTCGACGGTGACCGAGTCGGCCCGGTGGAGGTCCGGGATCCGGTCGGCGAGCGCCGGGGCAAGGCGGGCCGCTCCGCCGTACGCCGCGTCCACATGGAACCACAGACCCGCACCTTCGGCCACATCAGCGAGCTCCGGGATCGCGTCGATCGAGCCGGTGTTCGTCGAGCCGGCCACGGCGCAGATGGCGAGCGGCGTGAGGCCGGCGGTCCGGTCGGCGGCGATCGCGGCGGCGACCGGGGCGGCGCGGAGTCGGAAGTCCGTGTCCGCGGCCACGATCCTCAGGGTCTCCGCCGGGAATCCGAGCTCGTCGAGGGCTCGGGCGATCGAAAAGTGGGTCTGGTCGCTCGCGTAGACGCGGACGCCCTCGAGGTCGCGGCCGCGAGGTGCGTGGGAGA encodes the following:
- a CDS encoding dihydroorotase; translated protein: MTDLDISRAWLVDPAAGREGPGEIVVRGGILAAVTWLEGVEAEGVDDRGIVVAPGFIDLHTHLREPGNEDAETIASGLAAAAHGGFTTVCAMANTKPAADEPGVVALVTAAARASGSAVTLLQYGAVSVGRNGETLAALGELADSGVVGFSDDGAPVRSAALLRSALLYAGMAGLPIVDHPEDPDQTVGAEASEGVVATVLGLRGWPRSAEASAVARDLAVLADVLEDEPRARLHLTHLSTSGALELVRAAKARGLPVTCDVTPHHLALTDEWLAGARRWSWEAVDGDGEPRDPWADGVLVAPPYDPILRVNPPLRAADDALACLAALVDGTADAVATDHAPHTVVDTEVEFGLAANGMSGLETALGILLAGVDVGRLLLGTAIAALTTGPARVLGSRLGRPIGLVEGAPADLVVFDRKATWTVSVAKLATRGRNSPLLGRELGGRVLATIAGGRLAYEDRG
- a CDS encoding FAD-binding oxidoreductase: MTADPFAALEYRVLWQAQMPEQPDRTGRELPDTADVVVVGGGYTGLSAARQLARQGAKVVLLEANLLGSGASTRNGGIVHPGYHWGPAELVERYGEVQGRALFREATEGFAYLRALLADERIEADFVHRGHLELAYAPAHLDGVRAAQRALEAAGVACSFIPRERLREEIGSDAYFGALAVEDSGGLHPGRYFAGLAGAAVRAGADLHEGVRALAVRPQRDGRVVVETERGPIIARDVIVATNGYTDGFVPALRRRVIPVGSSIIATEPLSEELVAELSPKGRVFFDTKNFLYYWRLTADRRMVFGGRASFLPTSAERTARILHRGLMEVHPQLRGTRIEYAWGGKLGFTFDRMPHVGRMAGVTYAMGYCGTGVVLATHLGAKVAEWLGGGPAPALAALRFPLVPAPFEGRPWFLPLAGEWFRLQDRLAARSRR